The nucleotide window CGCGTGTATAGGCTAGCAGTCAAAGACGGTCGTGTTGAAATCATGCCGGGCGTGTTTGCCTCCGCATTAACATACAACGGATTGACGCCGGGTCCGGTTCTCGAGGCAACCGAAGGTGACACGATACAACTCACCGTGTCCAACGAGTCCAGGCAGCCAACGAGTTTTTACATCGACGGTCTTATCTTGCCGCACGCCGTAGCGGGATTGCCGCGTGAAGGGCATGGGGTAATAAAGCCGGGCGCGGCGGAGACGTATCAATTCAAAGTCGAGCAGTCGGGGCTTTTTACTTACCATCCGCAAGTTAATCACCTGGCGCAAAAGACGCAGGGCCTTTTCGGCATGCTCGTCGTCGACGCCGATGCGCCGAAGACCTTCAGCAAAGAGCAAGTCATGGTCATTGGGCAGTGGACTGTCGCAGGGGCTCCGGCTGGTTCGCCCGGGAAGGTAGCGCCGTCACCGGGTAAGGCAGGTGCTGCTGCCGTGGCTTCGGCATCAGGTCCGACGACCTACTTCACCGTCAACGGGAAAAGCGCTCCAGCTATTCCACCAATCGCCGTAGTTCGTGGTGACCGCGTGCGCTTGTACGTCGCCAACACGACATCGCAATCGGTTCCGTTGCAATTGACGGGGCATCGCTTTGAAGTAATAAGCGTCAGCGGCAGCGATGCGATGGAGCCGCATGTCTTTAGAGACACCTATTGCGTACAGCCGGGAGACAGAGTTGTGCTGGAGTTTCTCGCCGACAATCCAGGTGTCTGGTCACTTGCTTCGCAGTTGCCGCATCAGGTGACAAATCGCGGCAAGTTTCCTGGCGGAATTGCCATTCCGGTAATTTATCCGAATGCGGAATAACGGGTTCCGTCATTCTGAGCAGAGCGAAGAATCCCACCTGTTAAAGACGTGAGATTCTTCGGGCTGATGCCCTC belongs to Candidatus Obscuribacterales bacterium and includes:
- a CDS encoding multicopper oxidase domain-containing protein, whose amino-acid sequence is MRIAVSLLLMVSLSSLALSARAKQVPLKQLRQEIKTEQEEEKDSLKKMRDELNDLKSTIMEGSQAMGQLQSAVAQQAKTRVYRLAVKDGRVEIMPGVFASALTYNGLTPGPVLEATEGDTIQLTVSNESRQPTSFYIDGLILPHAVAGLPREGHGVIKPGAAETYQFKVEQSGLFTYHPQVNHLAQKTQGLFGMLVVDADAPKTFSKEQVMVIGQWTVAGAPAGSPGKVAPSPGKAGAAAVASASGPTTYFTVNGKSAPAIPPIAVVRGDRVRLYVANTTSQSVPLQLTGHRFEVISVSGSDAMEPHVFRDTYCVQPGDRVVLEFLADNPGVWSLASQLPHQVTNRGKFPGGIAIPVIYPNAE